The genomic DNA TACTTGGAACAGCAAAGGCCATAAATGCCTGCTGTGGTTCTAAATTGGTCGTTAGCAACAAACCAATGATCAGAGGAGCTAAAATCGCTCCGATTCTTCCAATCCCTACGGTTACACTTAGACCTGTCGTTCGAATTTCTTGAGGGTAAAATTCAGAAATATAAGGATTTACTAGATTCTGTGTTCCTCCTGTGCAAGCACCACCTAGGGCTATTAATACATATAACAGATACGTATTTGATGTGACACTGAGAGAAGCAAAACAGATCGCCCCTATTAAAAACATAAATAACAGAACTTTTCGGTGCCCGACTCGATCCACTAAATATCCACCTAGTAAAGAACCACCAATTTGCCCGACTCCTAACACAAGGCTGAAGGATAAGCTGGACGTAATTCCGTATCCAGATCCTTGCATGATTTTTGGAAGCCAGGTGTTTAATCCATAAATCATAAGGAGACAGCTAAATACCATCGTCCAAAAAGCCAATGTACTAACCACACGATTGTCGGTGAATAATTTTTTCGCTGGTAAGCCTTTTGCCCGTTCTTTTACAGCCACATATTCAAAATCGTCTGTTGCTTCATATTTCCCTTTTGGATCTACTTTGTTTAAAATGTCTGCGATTTCTTTCCCTCGGTTACGGACGATCAAATAGGAAAGCGATTCAGGGAATTGCTTTAGAAAGATTGGAAGAGTGAATAATGGGATAATCCCCAGCCAATATAAGAATCTCCAACCAAGACTTTCCATCACATACATTCCTATCAATGAGGCCAATATCGCACCGATTGAATAACCGCAATACATCGTCGCTACAATCATCGCTCTCTTTTTCTTAGGTGAATATTCGGTCATTACAGAAATGACTGCTGGCATTAATCCCCCCATCCCCAGTGCCGCGATAAACCGCATAATCGTGAAGGTAAGAGAATTGGGTGCTAAGCCCGCCAGCAAGGAGAAAACACTGAATAATAGCATACAAAGTGCTAGTATCTTTTTCCGACCGATAATATCGGAAAGCGATCCAAGGATAAATGATCCAAGCATCATTCCGACTAACGTGTAGCTGCCAATCGCTCCCGCCTCTACAAGGGTTAAATCGTAATCATTCATCATCGAAGGCAAACCGATCCCATATAAAGCAATATCAAATCCATCAAAGGCAATGGCATAAAAACACCATAGAAACACTAGTAAATGAAATCGATTGAACTTACTTTCAGCAACGACTTGAGAAGCCTGAACTATGCGCATGTTATCCCCCTCATCTCGTGTTTATTTCCAAACTTCCTTAGAGATGTCAACAACATGCTGAAGCTTTGCCCATTGTTGCTCCTCAGTCAAAAGATTTCCTTCTTCCGTTGACGCAAACCCGCATTGAGGACTTAAACATAATTGGTCCAACGGTACAAACTGGGATGCCTCTTCAATTCGTTTTTTAATAACATCCTTGTTTTCTAGTTCTCCAAACTTGGAAGTAACCAAACCTAAAACGATTTGCAGATCTGGTCTAGTAACAAAACGAAGGGGTTCAAACCCGCCTGAACGATCGTTATCATATTCTAAAAAGAAACCGTCGATATTTAAGTGACCAAATAATTGTTCAGCAACCGGCTCATATCCACCAGAAGAAATCCATGTGGAGCGGAAATTTCCGCGACAAATATGCATTGTAATTTTTAAGTCTGCCGGACGATCAGCTACAGCTTGGTTTAGCGTTTGTAAATACATTTTAATTAAGTAATCAGGGTTTAATCCTTTGGCTTTAAGCTGTTCCTTTTGTTCCTCCGAACATAAATAAGCCCATGAGGTATCATCTAGTTGTAAATAACGACAGCCGGCATCATAGAAAGCTAAAATCGCCTTTTTATAAGTGGCAGCTAAATCAGCAAAAAACTCCTCTTCGTCTGGATAAACTGATCCATCCACTTCTCCACGGAAATGAAGCATACTTGGACTTGGAATCGTATACTTGGCTGTATGATCACCAGCTACTCCATGAAGATATTGATAGTCTTGTAGCATTGGATGATTTCCAAAGTCTAGTTTACTAGTCACTTTAATGGCACGAGATTTTGTTTGTTTTTGGTGAAATTGAATTCCGTTTCCTGACCAAAAGCCTTCCACGCCAACCAAATTTTCTAAGAAGTCAAAATGCCACCAAGCTCTGCGAAATTCTCCATCCGTCACAGCCTGTAGACCGATCTCCTTTTGTTTTTCAACGATCCTAGCAATTTCCTTATCCTCGATTTTTCTTAATTGATCGAATGTAATTTCACCAGCCGCACTCTGTAATCGAGCTGTTTTAATCACATCTGAACGTAATAAACTTCCCACTTGATCGGCTCGAAATGTCGTTTGATTTTTCCCCTTCGTTTCTACTGTCATCCTATTCCCTCTTTTCTGTTTTTCTAAGGCTCTTTTCTTAAACTTGGTTGCTTTTTTGTACCTAATTTTAATAATCGTGCTAAATTTCAGCAGCAAATAACAGTAATTTAATAAGAAAAGAGCATGCAAACTTAATTATTAAGTGCAAAATAGCTATTTCCACGTTAAAATCGGCTTTAAGATTTTAACAACAATCTTTGCGAAAACAGCCTTTTCTATTGTTTGTATCCTATCACGTTTTTCGTGCTATAGTGTAACTGATAAAAGTAATTGGTTGTTATAACTAAAAGCTATAACAGTGTACAATTTATATACGAAAATGAGGAATCAAGATGAAGTTACAGCAGCTAAAATATGTCATAGAAGTGGTGGCGTGTGGGTCGATTAATGAAGCAGCACGTAGATTATATATCTCG from Robertmurraya sp. FSL R5-0851 includes the following:
- a CDS encoding MFS transporter — encoded protein: MRIVQASQVVAESKFNRFHLLVFLWCFYAIAFDGFDIALYGIGLPSMMNDYDLTLVEAGAIGSYTLVGMMLGSFILGSLSDIIGRKKILALCMLLFSVFSLLAGLAPNSLTFTIMRFIAALGMGGLMPAVISVMTEYSPKKKRAMIVATMYCGYSIGAILASLIGMYVMESLGWRFLYWLGIIPLFTLPIFLKQFPESLSYLIVRNRGKEIADILNKVDPKGKYEATDDFEYVAVKERAKGLPAKKLFTDNRVVSTLAFWTMVFSCLLMIYGLNTWLPKIMQGSGYGITSSLSFSLVLGVGQIGGSLLGGYLVDRVGHRKVLLFMFLIGAICFASLSVTSNTYLLYVLIALGGACTGGTQNLVNPYISEFYPQEIRTTGLSVTVGIGRIGAILAPLIIGLLLTTNLEPQQAFMAFAVPSIIGGMALLAVQEKYGSFDMVLKTTNKSA
- a CDS encoding 5-methyltetrahydropteroyltriglutamate--homocysteine S-methyltransferase; the protein is MTVETKGKNQTTFRADQVGSLLRSDVIKTARLQSAAGEITFDQLRKIEDKEIARIVEKQKEIGLQAVTDGEFRRAWWHFDFLENLVGVEGFWSGNGIQFHQKQTKSRAIKVTSKLDFGNHPMLQDYQYLHGVAGDHTAKYTIPSPSMLHFRGEVDGSVYPDEEEFFADLAATYKKAILAFYDAGCRYLQLDDTSWAYLCSEEQKEQLKAKGLNPDYLIKMYLQTLNQAVADRPADLKITMHICRGNFRSTWISSGGYEPVAEQLFGHLNIDGFFLEYDNDRSGGFEPLRFVTRPDLQIVLGLVTSKFGELENKDVIKKRIEEASQFVPLDQLCLSPQCGFASTEEGNLLTEEQQWAKLQHVVDISKEVWK